The Bacillota bacterium sequence TTCTGGGCTCTTCCGGTTTACCCAGTGCCAACCAACTAGGTTGGATCACTGTCGCGATGTTTGCTGCGCGCAGTTTTGCTATGGCCTGGAATCGGTGGATTGATCGGGATATTGACGCGCTCAATCCCCGAACGGCTCACAGGGAGATTCCCGCAGGGCTGGTGAGCGGTAAAGACATTGCTTGGGTAATTGGCGGTTCTCTCCTGCTACTGTTGGTAGCGGCCTGGCGACTACATCCCATTTGTCTAAGGGTCTATCCCTTAGCGGTAGCCATTCCCTGGGCCTATTCCTACACCAAGCGGTTTACCTATCTGAGCCATTGGGTACTGGGACTCTCCTTGGCCTTTGGACCCATTGGCGCGTGGCTGGCAGTAGCGGGTAACTTACCTGCCGTCGCCTATACTTGGGCAGCAGCGGTGGTTCTTTGGGTGGCGGGATTTGACATTTTCTATCAGGCCCAGGATGTTCACTTTGATCGTGCCCATGGCCTGTATTCCATCCCGGCCTGCTTTGGCATCCATCGGGCCGTCAACATTGCTGTTTTCTTGCATGTCCTCAGTTGGGGTCTGTTGGTGTTAGGGGGGATTCAGTCGAATTTGGGCAAATGGCATTACCTGGGGATAATTGCTGTGGCCTTGCTCTTTGGTGCGGAGTATCTATTTGTTCGGAGTCGCAGTCCGGAAGGATTTGCTAGGGCCTTTCAGATCAATCTACTGGTAAGCGTTGTCCTGTTGGTCTTTACCGGCCTGGATCTTTTGCTGTAAACCTATGAAAAAACCCCATCGGAAGAAACTTCCGCTGGGGTTTTTCCTTAAGCTTCTTGTGCGTCTAGCTCAT is a genomic window containing:
- a CDS encoding 4-hydroxybenzoate octaprenyltransferase: MQRAIHLLRVIRPAHTLFALPFAYLGAILGSSGLPSANQLGWITVAMFAARSFAMAWNRWIDRDIDALNPRTAHREIPAGLVSGKDIAWVIGGSLLLLLVAAWRLHPICLRVYPLAVAIPWAYSYTKRFTYLSHWVLGLSLAFGPIGAWLAVAGNLPAVAYTWAAAVVLWVAGFDIFYQAQDVHFDRAHGLYSIPACFGIHRAVNIAVFLHVLSWGLLVLGGIQSNLGKWHYLGIIAVALLFGAEYLFVRSRSPEGFARAFQINLLVSVVLLVFTGLDLLL